One Nitrospirota bacterium genomic window carries:
- the rnc gene encoding ribonuclease III → MLEEALIYHFVNKKLLEEAITHRSYYHECSDKSRKYNERIEFLGDSVLGLTITEALFNEAAIFTESEMSKMKSYLVSKKMLHRIATGLNLGSYLRLGKGEEMTGGREKASLLANSMEAIIGAVFLDSDYNKAKEVVLNLYKKEIEELVVKQRCFDYKTELQELGQKLYSELPEYVLADECGTDHDKSFTYEVRLNGRCFGTGEGKNKKSAQSEAARTALEAIKDVVVLLQKRNEKTTNL, encoded by the coding sequence ATGCTTGAAGAGGCGCTAATCTATCATTTTGTAAACAAAAAACTCCTTGAAGAGGCCATAACTCACAGGTCATACTATCATGAGTGTTCGGACAAGAGCCGCAAGTATAATGAACGGATAGAGTTTCTCGGCGACTCTGTCCTGGGGCTTACCATAACAGAGGCGTTGTTTAATGAAGCCGCCATTTTCACTGAATCTGAGATGTCTAAGATGAAATCATATCTCGTATCAAAAAAGATGCTTCACCGGATAGCCACAGGGCTTAACCTCGGTAGTTACCTGAGACTTGGAAAAGGTGAGGAGATGACAGGGGGACGTGAAAAGGCGTCATTACTGGCAAACTCCATGGAGGCCATAATAGGAGCCGTATTTCTTGACTCTGACTATAACAAAGCTAAAGAGGTAGTCCTTAACCTTTATAAAAAGGAAATAGAAGAGCTTGTGGTTAAACAGCGGTGTTTTGACTATAAGACAGAACTTCAGGAGCTTGGCCAAAAACTTTACTCAGAGCTCCCGGAGTACGTGCTTGCAGATGAATGCGGCACTGACCACGATAAGTCCTTTACCTATGAGGTAAGGCTAAACGGCAGGTGTTTTGGTACGGGCGAGGGCAAAAACAAGAAATCGGCACAATCAGAAGCTGCCCGCACAGCCCTTGAGGCAATTAAGGATGTTGTTGTGCTGCTTCAAAAAAGAAATGAAAAAACCACAAACTTATAA
- the fabF gene encoding beta-ketoacyl-ACP synthase II, protein MAKARVVVTGLGLISPLGTGVEKSWEALVAGKSGIGRITRFDDPAIPVQIAGEVDDFNPEAYIHPKEIKKMDRFIHFAIGASDMAVKDSGLKITEENADRAGVYIGSGIGGLPAIEHYYKGYLDGGYKKVSPFFIPMLIINLAAGNVSMLTGAKGPNSAVATACASGNHAIGDAFKIIQRGDADVMIAGGAESVITPLSISGFTVMKALSRRNDEPQKASRPFELNRDGFVMGEGAGILVLENLEHAIKRDAKIYAEIVGYAMTGDAYHITSPAPEGEGARRCMAAAVKDAGVPYEKIDYINAHGTSTKFNDELESMAIKYVFKDHAYKLMVSSTKSMTGHLLGASGGVEAVFCSLSLHRGIVLPTINLDEPDPECDLDYVPHTTRDAKIEYAMSNSFGFGGTNACLVFKKFSQGRT, encoded by the coding sequence ATGGCAAAGGCAAGAGTTGTAGTAACAGGGCTTGGGCTGATATCCCCACTTGGTACAGGGGTGGAGAAATCCTGGGAGGCGCTTGTTGCCGGTAAATCCGGTATTGGGCGGATCACACGTTTTGATGACCCGGCTATTCCTGTACAAATTGCAGGTGAAGTAGATGACTTTAATCCTGAAGCCTACATCCATCCAAAGGAAATCAAAAAGATGGACAGATTTATCCACTTTGCCATCGGCGCTTCTGATATGGCGGTTAAAGATTCAGGGCTTAAAATAACTGAGGAAAACGCCGACAGAGCAGGTGTCTATATAGGTTCAGGCATTGGCGGTTTACCAGCTATTGAGCACTATTACAAGGGCTATCTCGATGGCGGTTATAAAAAAGTGTCTCCATTTTTTATCCCTATGTTGATAATTAACCTGGCTGCCGGAAATGTTTCTATGCTTACAGGAGCAAAGGGTCCTAACTCTGCTGTGGCAACAGCATGTGCCTCCGGTAATCACGCTATTGGGGATGCTTTTAAAATAATTCAGCGCGGGGATGCTGATGTTATGATAGCTGGCGGAGCAGAGTCAGTAATAACTCCCCTTTCAATATCAGGCTTTACAGTGATGAAAGCGCTCTCACGGAGAAACGATGAACCGCAAAAGGCCAGCCGTCCATTTGAACTAAATCGCGACGGATTTGTCATGGGTGAAGGGGCAGGGATACTCGTTCTCGAAAATCTGGAGCATGCAATTAAAAGAGATGCTAAAATATACGCCGAGATAGTTGGTTACGCTATGACAGGCGATGCCTACCACATAACCTCCCCTGCGCCTGAGGGCGAGGGAGCGCGCAGGTGTATGGCGGCTGCCGTTAAAGATGCCGGCGTACCGTATGAAAAAATTGACTATATAAATGCTCATGGAACATCCACTAAGTTTAACGATGAGCTTGAATCTATGGCGATAAAATATGTTTTTAAAGACCATGCCTATAAACTGATGGTAAGTTCTACAAAATCTATGACCGGACATCTGTTAGGGGCGTCAGGCGGAGTTGAGGCCGTGTTTTGTTCTCTCAGTTTACATAGAGGAATTGTACTTCCTACTATAAATCTTGATGAGCCAGACCCTGAGTGCGACCTTGATTATGTGCCACACACCACACGGGACGCTAAAATTGAATATGCCATGTCAAACTCATTTGGTTTTGGCGGCACTAACGCTTGCTTAGTATTTAAAAAGTTTTCTCAGGGTAGGACATAA
- the acpP gene encoding acyl carrier protein: MSVNVEEKVKEIISKQLGVDMAQIKPEASFVEDLGADSLDTVELVMAFEEAFSVQIPDEDAEKITKVEDAVNYIKKKLGQ, from the coding sequence ATGTCAGTAAATGTAGAGGAAAAAGTAAAAGAGATAATATCCAAGCAGCTGGGCGTGGACATGGCTCAAATAAAACCGGAGGCTTCGTTTGTAGAAGACCTCGGGGCAGACTCACTGGATACCGTGGAGCTTGTAATGGCCTTTGAGGAGGCTTTTTCAGTTCAAATACCGGATGAAGATGCAGAGAAGATCACCAAAGTCGAGGATGCCGTCAACTACATAAAGAAAAAGCTTGGTCAATAG
- the fabG gene encoding 3-oxoacyl-[acyl-carrier-protein] reductase: MKDRVALITGSARGIGKAIAEVLAQRGANVVISDVNLEEAQKTAAEIASLGVKTMAVKFDVSNSKEVTEAFSTIIAEFGQLDILINNAGITKDSLIMRMKDEDWDAVINVNLKSVFLCSKEALKTMSKQRYGRIVNIASIVAFIGNAGQANYSASKAGIIGLTKTTAKEYAKRNITVNAVAPGFIKTAMTEALPDKVKEDMFNAIPMGRFGEVSDVANAVAFLASESAMYITGNVIHVNGGMYM, encoded by the coding sequence ATGAAGGATCGTGTAGCGTTGATAACTGGTTCAGCCAGAGGGATAGGAAAGGCTATAGCCGAGGTGTTGGCTCAAAGAGGGGCCAATGTGGTGATTTCTGACGTTAATCTTGAAGAGGCACAAAAGACTGCCGCTGAAATTGCCTCCCTTGGCGTAAAAACAATGGCCGTTAAATTTGATGTGTCTAATTCTAAAGAGGTCACTGAGGCATTTTCTACCATTATAGCTGAGTTTGGCCAACTTGATATACTTATCAACAATGCCGGTATCACCAAAGACTCTCTTATAATGAGAATGAAGGACGAGGACTGGGATGCCGTTATAAATGTAAACCTAAAGAGCGTGTTTTTGTGCTCTAAAGAGGCTCTTAAAACCATGTCTAAGCAGAGATATGGCAGAATTGTTAACATTGCCTCAATAGTTGCCTTTATCGGAAATGCCGGACAGGCTAACTACAGCGCCTCGAAGGCCGGTATCATAGGGCTTACGAAGACTACCGCTAAAGAGTATGCTAAAAGAAATATAACCGTTAATGCTGTGGCGCCCGGGTTTATTAAAACCGCAATGACTGAAGCGCTGCCGGATAAAGTGAAAGAGGATATGTTTAACGCTATCCCTATGGGACGCTTTGGCGAGGTCTCTGATGTTGCTAATGCAGTAGCATTTCTTGCCTCAGAGTCGGCTATGTATATTACCGGGAATGTCATACACGTAAATGGTGGAATGTATATGTAG